A stretch of the Aphis gossypii isolate Hap1 chromosome 2, ASM2018417v2, whole genome shotgun sequence genome encodes the following:
- the LOC114123107 gene encoding sodium/hydrogen exchanger 9B2-like, translated as MTGDGNGAKCNPETHQLNPQDDARVQFTDTCNADVGSTSASRCGGRLPVIAANTAATVLAVIIAWTLLYVNVSPELMAVPGGSLASIFMLYVTGTVAGQLITKVGGLPPLLGMMLAGIALRNSGLYNVTGWCFQLVSTMREAALTVILIKGGLELNAGQLRRLSGVVARLTVLPCVAEAVAAGVAAHFILPDFSLVWGLTLGFTLSAVSPAVLVPSLFRLKRLGYGEVKGINTLLIAASSLDDAVSISAFGILLGVLFSTGSLTSKIIQGPIDVSIGTVMGLIWGCVLIFVPPSPWSVMYSKRKSNCQNTKKSEIENSVTAKRSFLLGTGGFLAVTGSQWCGYPGAGPLACIISAFVAGTGWRKQSAQHKQNNSVISAEGVDGGGEDIEDDELPVVQVFEHAWTGLQPVLFAFIGTDLKFELLKRGDIFLELLVLAFGLIVRLIITTCSVIGTGFSRKEVLFVNIAWLPKATVQAALAPVALDIARNLGTSEDVECATRLVTIAVVSILLTAPMGAFGIQLFGPRLLPKSS; from the exons ATGACGGGCGACGGAAACGGCGCAAAGTGCAACCCGGAAACGCATCAACTCAACCCGCAGGACGACGCCCGCGTGCAGTTCACGGACACTTGCAATGCAGATGTCGGTTCGACTTCCGCGAGCCGTTGTGGCGGGCGGCTTCCAGTCATCGCGGCCAACACCGCGGCCACGGTTCTGGCCGTGATCATTGCGTGGACGCTGCTGTACGTGAACGTGTCACCGGAACTGATGGCCGTGCCCGGCGGCAGTCTGGCGTCCATATTCATGCTGTACGTGACCGGAACTGTGGCCGGTCAACTCATCACTAAGGTGGGCGGTCTGCCTCCGCTGCTGGGTATGATGCTGGCCGGTATCGCTCTCCGGAATTCCGGTCTGTACAACGTCACCGGTTGGTGTTTCCAATTGGTGTCCACCATGAG AGAAGCCGCACTTACTGTCATATTGATCAAAGGCGGCCTGGAGTTGAACGCCGGTCAATTGCGCCGGCTAAGCGGTGTTGTTGCCAGGCTCACGGTGTTGCCGTGCGTGGCCGAAGCCGTGGCCGCAGGTGTGGCTGCACATTTCATTTTGCCCGATTTTTCGTTAGTGTGGGGCCTGACACTCGG gTTTACTTTATCAGCCGTCAGCCCGGCCGTATTAGTTCCAAGTCTATTCCGACTTAAGCGCTTAGGGTATGGCGAAGTAAAAGGTATTAACACGCTGTTGATTGCTGCTTCAAGTTTGGATGATGCTGTATCTATCAGCGCCTTTGGTATTTTGTTAGGTGTCTTATTCTCGACtg gtAGCTTGACCAGTAAGATAATACAAGGACCAATAGACGTGTCAATTGGAACCGTAATGGGACTTATTTGGGGTTgcgttttgatttttgtaccCCCATCGCCTTGGTCCGTGATGTACAGTAAACGAAAAAGCAATTgtcaaaataccaaaaaatcagaa ATAGAAAATTCTGTAACGGCCAAAAGATCGTTTCTACTAGGAACGGGCGGGTTCTTAGCAGTGACCGGAAGTCAGTGGTGTGGATATCCAGGAGCAGGGCCGCTGGCGTGTATCATATCAGCATTCGTGGCAGGAACTGGCTGGAGAAAACAGTCAGCtcaacataaacaaaataactcaGTGATCTCAGCTGAAGGAGTTGATGGAGGTGGCGAGGATATCGAGGACGATGAGCTTCCAGTAGTACAGGTGTTCGAACATGCTTGGACAGGTTTACAGCCGGTGCTATTCGCATTCATAGGCACCGATCTTAAGTTCGAATTACTGAAAAGAGGAGACATCTTTCTCGAGCTGCTCGTACTAGCGTTCGGACTCATA GTTCGCCTAATTATCACCACGTGCTCAGTGATTGGCACAGGTTTCAGTCGTAAGgaagtattatttgttaatattgctTGGCTTCCGAAGGCTACAGTACAG gcTGCTTTGGCACCAGTGGCTTTGGACATCGCAAGGAATTTGGGTACGTCAGAAGATGTGGAATGTGCAACTAGATTAGTAACAATAGCTGTGGTATCCATTTTATTGACGGCACCGATGGGTGCGTTTGGTATACAGTTATTTGGTCCTAGACTGTTACCCAAAAGTAGTTAA